Proteins encoded within one genomic window of Bacteroides sedimenti:
- the crcB gene encoding fluoride efflux transporter CrcB, giving the protein MIKTLFIIGSGSFLGGILRYLLSKFMQNSIISTFPIGTFIVNVLGCFLIGLFYGLFERGNLISDEWRIFLTVGFCGGFTTFSTFANENISLLRDGEFLYFSLYAGFSLFLGLLATYSGNLLTKIF; this is encoded by the coding sequence ATGATTAAGACACTTTTCATTATCGGTTCCGGAAGTTTCCTGGGAGGAATATTGCGCTACCTGCTATCTAAGTTTATGCAGAACAGCATAATCTCCACTTTCCCCATAGGAACGTTTATTGTCAATGTGCTTGGATGCTTCCTTATCGGGTTGTTTTATGGACTCTTCGAACGAGGGAATCTTATCAGTGATGAATGGCGAATATTCCTGACTGTAGGTTTTTGCGGCGGGTTCACCACTTTTTCTACATTTGCCAACGAAAATATATCGTTGCTACGGGATGGCGAATTTCTATACTTTTCTCTTTATGCAGGTTTTAGTTTATTTCTGGGGCTATTAGCAACATATTCAGGCAATCTTCTAACTAAAATATTCTAA
- a CDS encoding DUF190 domain-containing protein, which yields MKSNGEAKILRIYTSNTDKFKHSLLYETIVFAAKRYGLAGATVTKGIMGFGSSSIIRSVKFWEITDKLPIVVEMIDESEKIDFFVEKILPWFDYLPTGCLITVEKTTVVLYKQGNYKKKKKM from the coding sequence ATGAAATCAAATGGCGAAGCTAAGATATTGCGGATATATACTAGCAATACCGACAAATTCAAACATTCTCTTCTTTATGAAACAATAGTCTTTGCTGCTAAGCGATACGGACTGGCCGGAGCTACAGTCACCAAAGGAATAATGGGATTTGGCTCCAGCAGTATAATTCGTTCGGTTAAATTCTGGGAAATCACAGATAAGCTTCCTATAGTAGTTGAAATGATTGATGAATCTGAAAAAATCGACTTCTTTGTAGAAAAGATCCTCCCTTGGTTTGATTATCTACCCACCGGATGTCTTATCACAGTGGAAAAGACAACTGTAGTTCTTTATAAACAAGGAAATTATAAGAAAAAGAAAAAAATGTGA
- a CDS encoding DUF6132 family protein — protein sequence MMKELFKKNWLIILGIALGAIGGYLYWSYVGCASGSCPITSSPIISSLWGAMMGGLLLSMFKTDKKSNE from the coding sequence ATGATGAAAGAATTATTCAAAAAGAACTGGCTCATAATACTGGGAATTGCATTAGGTGCCATAGGGGGATATCTATACTGGAGCTACGTTGGGTGCGCAAGTGGCAGCTGCCCCATCACATCTTCACCAATCATAAGTTCATTGTGGGGTGCAATGATGGGAGGATTACTATTGAGTATGTTTAAAACAGATAAAAAAAGCAATGAATAA
- the trxA gene encoding thioredoxin, whose amino-acid sequence MKKLALILLITGGIFSSCNGQGTTKKIENKQNIENKQKTENKMKTIHLTKAEFLKKVANYEANPTEWKYLGDKPAIVDFYASWCGPCKTIAPILEELAAEYGDKIYIYKIDTEEEQDLAGAFGIRSIPSLLFIPMNGKPQMAQGAMPKSAFKEAIEEVLLKK is encoded by the coding sequence ATGAAAAAACTAGCATTGATTTTATTAATTACAGGAGGAATATTTTCTTCGTGTAACGGACAGGGAACAACTAAAAAAATTGAGAACAAACAAAATATTGAAAATAAACAAAAAACTGAGAATAAGATGAAAACAATCCATTTGACTAAAGCAGAATTTTTAAAGAAAGTTGCCAACTATGAAGCAAATCCTACTGAATGGAAATATTTAGGTGACAAACCAGCCATTGTTGATTTCTATGCTAGTTGGTGTGGACCATGCAAAACAATCGCACCGATTTTAGAAGAACTAGCAGCCGAATACGGTGATAAGATTTACATCTATAAAATCGACACTGAAGAGGAGCAAGATTTGGCTGGCGCATTCGGAATACGCAGTATCCCGTCTTTACTTTTCATTCCAATGAACGGAAAGCCACAAATGGCACAGGGAGCAATGCCCAAAAGTGCATTCAAAGAAGCTATTGAAGAAGTTCTGCTAAAGAAATAA
- a CDS encoding 4Fe-4S binding protein: MALTIDKNRCPQNHRCPLLKVCPVGAISQNGFGLPVIDDEKCIECGKCTRYCGMQAVYKK; this comes from the coding sequence ATGGCACTTACGATTGACAAGAACCGCTGCCCGCAAAATCATCGCTGCCCTTTGCTTAAGGTATGCCCTGTTGGAGCAATCAGCCAGAACGGATTCGGTCTCCCTGTGATTGATGATGAAAAATGCATTGAATGCGGCAAATGTACCCGATATTGTGGTATGCAAGCGGTATATAAAAAATAG
- a CDS encoding T9SS type A sorting domain-containing protein: MKRNIIFLLLAVITYSLTAKDFTGIKIYVNPGHGGYDGANDRNVVTIPYALNDTLGFWESYSNLRKGLALRDMLEANGATVLMSRTLNRDQDDRSLSEIAEEANANNVDAFLSIHSNAVGTNTGTNYPLLLFHGTDTEPTVAASLPMAQAAWPRMISNKLTVWTAYTTSSNIRGDFSFYGNTSGLGVLRPLIVPGFLSEGSFHDYKPEAHRLLNQNYRKLEAANFYKYFCDYFQTDLPATGTIAGFVKGQKEKINNANYVYKTFSEDQWLPLNGTKVKLMNAAGDSLDLCQVDTLYNGIYAFHDLQPGTYKLRFEAINHEAKDTTVTVTAATTTYAKMWLVNPNLPVEEILYEDYVTPVQEAGMQPMNHYNFTVTNTANPEWLDTCKIRKVVYRNEKLYVLTKDPKILVVDAKTTQLIREMKTDGVSGGTLALSDINFTADGKLLACNKDSISLPENKNRFFKVYVWENDTVAPSLLFQTQYQGSWLTGVVGETFAVSGPAKKCSIYIPSVTTGTSKAIRIIGLLYEQGQTLGYKYMLDANNYKESVWGENFKFTISPTGKDHLIVDGEKMLPTEFKFDWELADRSAMINKGAFAEKSGYTLETLASGVSFFRSAGHVYMVAPNCKSDATAAGCVLFDITEGVNKAVKVSELLPENGLGTSPATYMTSAGFATGYDLTMMVLAQKQGMARMTTVPAGAVANIYASELSCTSNENGYSFKFTLNENATGVEILISDNNGVVKTINAGPMTKGVQSVLVAYSDLPEEGTYSWSIKAVAVPVDRPVKISDNSKPQMQFFSPRGVAVDNSFNSPFFGRVYASETAPGTVTNRTTKDGVYILNSALEDVTNQGAASYAGGITWGAGSSPMRLAVAEDGKVFITDWSDTHSGVWVMDPANPSATFVPVFSGLTRAATGLSSINGVNVHGSIAHCWVLGTKEDTRLYTFDEDYIDATATSTGNVLQYNIGTLSTPWQQAPSKVVYNDALNGNLQQNMNSCIAPDGRQGWWISQYRGEDAANIPSLIHIGVDGMVDFNSGKTPLLIENSYTGGMAVSYDGKRLAMGCKDEVKIFDVSFDVKGIPTLTRLHSIKPAMGANSAGLSIDRSGNVYVISNTSERLGVWALPKADNSFITPAPEQYKLNLVKTGLVNEKKEIDIRLYPNPMVDNLMIDSEKEEILGVEIYDMNGRLILQDKPYSMHVKLNVDGLQKGFYLVKVQTENRDYKQKMIKK; encoded by the coding sequence ATGAAAAGAAATATTATATTCCTGCTGCTGGCAGTTATCACTTATTCGCTGACGGCGAAAGATTTTACCGGGATAAAAATATATGTGAATCCTGGTCATGGTGGCTACGATGGTGCCAATGACAGAAACGTTGTGACCATACCCTACGCCTTGAATGATACTTTAGGTTTCTGGGAGTCTTATAGTAATTTACGGAAAGGTTTGGCATTGAGAGATATGCTGGAAGCAAATGGAGCAACTGTACTTATGTCTAGAACCCTTAACAGAGATCAGGACGACCGTTCGCTTTCTGAAATTGCAGAAGAAGCGAATGCGAATAATGTCGATGCATTCCTCTCTATTCATAGTAATGCTGTTGGAACAAATACCGGGACTAATTATCCGCTTTTGTTATTCCATGGAACAGATACAGAGCCGACTGTTGCAGCAAGTTTACCAATGGCACAGGCTGCATGGCCCAGAATGATTTCAAATAAGTTAACTGTTTGGACAGCGTATACAACATCTTCAAATATCAGAGGGGACTTCTCTTTTTATGGGAATACCTCCGGACTTGGAGTTTTGCGTCCGTTGATAGTTCCGGGCTTTTTGTCAGAAGGATCATTCCATGATTATAAACCTGAAGCGCACAGATTGCTGAACCAGAATTACAGAAAGTTAGAAGCTGCAAATTTCTATAAATATTTTTGTGATTATTTTCAAACCGATTTACCTGCTACAGGAACGATTGCCGGGTTTGTGAAAGGACAAAAAGAGAAGATCAACAACGCAAATTATGTTTATAAGACATTCTCTGAAGATCAATGGTTACCATTGAATGGAACAAAAGTAAAGTTGATGAACGCAGCAGGTGATTCCCTTGATTTATGTCAGGTAGATACTTTATATAACGGAATTTATGCATTTCACGATTTACAACCGGGAACCTATAAACTTCGTTTTGAAGCTATCAACCATGAGGCAAAAGATACAACAGTAACGGTAACTGCTGCTACAACGACATATGCTAAAATGTGGTTAGTTAACCCAAACCTTCCGGTAGAGGAAATTCTTTATGAAGATTATGTTACTCCGGTGCAGGAAGCTGGTATGCAGCCAATGAATCACTATAATTTCACTGTTACCAATACAGCAAATCCAGAATGGCTTGATACATGTAAAATCAGAAAGGTAGTTTATAGAAATGAAAAACTGTATGTATTGACGAAAGATCCAAAGATCCTCGTAGTTGATGCAAAAACAACTCAGTTGATCAGGGAAATGAAAACAGATGGAGTTAGTGGTGGTACCTTAGCTTTAAGTGATATTAATTTTACTGCAGACGGAAAACTGTTAGCATGTAACAAAGACTCAATTTCACTTCCTGAAAACAAAAACAGATTCTTTAAAGTGTATGTGTGGGAAAATGATACAGTCGCACCATCATTGTTGTTCCAGACTCAATATCAGGGAAGTTGGTTAACCGGAGTTGTTGGAGAAACTTTTGCAGTAAGCGGACCTGCTAAGAAATGTTCTATTTATATTCCGTCAGTCACCACCGGAACTTCTAAAGCAATTCGTATTATTGGTTTGCTATATGAACAAGGACAGACTCTTGGATACAAATACATGCTTGATGCCAATAATTATAAAGAATCTGTATGGGGCGAGAATTTTAAATTTACAATATCCCCAACTGGAAAAGATCACTTAATTGTTGACGGTGAGAAGATGTTGCCGACTGAATTCAAATTTGATTGGGAACTTGCAGATCGTTCTGCCATGATCAACAAAGGAGCTTTTGCTGAAAAGTCTGGGTATACACTCGAAACTCTTGCTTCAGGTGTTTCATTCTTCCGGAGTGCAGGACATGTCTATATGGTTGCTCCTAATTGCAAATCAGATGCTACTGCTGCGGGATGTGTTTTATTTGATATCACAGAAGGCGTTAATAAAGCTGTCAAGGTTTCCGAGTTATTACCAGAAAATGGATTAGGAACATCACCTGCCACATATATGACATCGGCCGGTTTTGCAACAGGATATGATCTGACAATGATGGTTCTTGCACAGAAACAAGGAATGGCTCGAATGACAACTGTTCCTGCAGGGGCTGTTGCTAATATATATGCTTCTGAACTTTCTTGTACTTCAAATGAAAATGGGTACTCATTCAAATTTACATTGAATGAAAATGCTACAGGTGTAGAAATCCTTATTTCAGATAATAACGGAGTGGTGAAAACAATTAATGCAGGGCCAATGACCAAGGGTGTCCAATCTGTTTTAGTTGCTTATTCTGACCTGCCTGAAGAAGGTACTTATTCTTGGAGCATAAAGGCTGTTGCAGTTCCGGTAGATCGTCCGGTGAAAATTTCTGATAATTCGAAACCTCAAATGCAGTTCTTTTCTCCAAGAGGTGTTGCGGTAGATAATTCATTCAACAGCCCGTTCTTTGGAAGAGTATATGCTTCTGAAACAGCTCCTGGAACTGTTACCAACCGTACTACTAAAGATGGAGTATATATTCTGAACTCAGCCTTGGAGGATGTTACAAATCAGGGAGCAGCTAGCTATGCAGGTGGCATAACTTGGGGCGCTGGTAGCAGTCCAATGCGTTTAGCTGTTGCTGAAGACGGAAAAGTCTTTATTACCGACTGGAGTGATACTCATTCTGGTGTATGGGTTATGGATCCTGCAAATCCTTCTGCTACATTTGTTCCTGTGTTCTCAGGGCTTACAAGAGCTGCCACAGGGCTCTCTTCCATTAATGGTGTGAATGTACATGGTTCTATTGCCCATTGCTGGGTTCTTGGAACTAAAGAAGATACCAGACTTTATACTTTCGATGAAGATTATATCGATGCCACTGCTACAAGCACTGGTAATGTGCTTCAATACAACATCGGTACATTAAGCACTCCGTGGCAGCAGGCACCTAGCAAAGTTGTTTATAACGATGCTCTGAATGGTAATTTGCAACAAAATATGAATTCATGTATTGCACCTGATGGCCGACAAGGCTGGTGGATTTCTCAATACAGGGGCGAAGATGCTGCTAATATTCCGTCATTGATTCACATTGGAGTTGATGGAATGGTTGACTTTAATTCAGGAAAAACTCCTTTATTAATTGAAAATTCATATACAGGTGGTATGGCTGTCAGCTATGATGGCAAGAGACTGGCAATGGGATGTAAAGACGAAGTGAAGATCTTTGATGTGTCGTTCGACGTAAAAGGCATTCCTACTTTAACCAGACTTCATTCAATCAAACCTGCTATGGGCGCTAACTCTGCTGGTCTTTCAATTGACCGAAGCGGAAATGTTTATGTGATTTCAAATACTTCCGAAAGACTTGGTGTATGGGCTCTGCCAAAAGCAGATAATAGCTTCATAACTCCGGCACCAGAACAATATAAGTTGAATCTTGTGAAAACTGGTCTTGTAAATGAGAAGAAGGAGATTGATATTCGTCTTTATCCGAATCCTATGGTAGATAACCTGATGATAGATTCCGAAAAAGAAGAAATATTAGGAGTAGAAATCTATGATATGAACGGTCGTTTAATTCTTCAGGATAAGCCTTACTCTATGCATGTGAAGTTAAATGTTGATGGCTTGCAAAAAGGATTTTATCTTGTAAAAGTGCAAACAGAAAATCGTGATTATAAACAAAAAATGATAAAGAAATAA
- a CDS encoding RagB/SusD family nutrient uptake outer membrane protein — MKKISIKSLAVLGLLTISLSACDTNVIPPADIAAENYWKTQKDAWYALNACYAYLPGYAEGMIDEMSTDNAHSHKPWEGPAEMIQQGEITAADVSGYDYTLIRKAANYIANVENCNMSDELKERTKAEARFFRAMQYLSMVVKFGGVPLVTEVLVYDAPYQERADLATVQKYIISELAAVAEILPDKYAGGYFNETGRITRAAALALEARAALYFGDYATAEKAAKAVITEGHHSLFKVTSLNAAQQKEADEMGQFIDFDKLGIDKDKFVKGMFSYEGLWQGDNCSPSNPEYILTHEYMADADGNVTDWARYQYARPSQLVTGYSSYEPMQDLVDAYWNIDGKTHPAAIDADTRAANFAVINAEVNGMDQAQYIAKVPTMNLAGYSYMQEFRNRDSRMYASILFPFKGWHVTDFGTFYYRWNPKKAGSDGNESWTGFSWRKMVATRPYDTGWGENYSYDDFPLIRYAEVLLIAAEAHVQNTAYDATVCGYLNQLRDRCGMPDVPLSFSSKDEALKFVRNERRIELAGEGQRYVDMRRYGSDYCAKIMSGTTCAPNKYVVVEKNWNNNLMLMPIPQSAIDMNPKLTQNSGY; from the coding sequence ATGAAAAAAATATCTATAAAAAGTCTGGCCGTTTTAGGGCTGTTGACGATATCACTATCTGCTTGTGACACAAATGTAATTCCGCCTGCAGATATTGCCGCTGAGAATTACTGGAAAACTCAAAAAGATGCCTGGTATGCTCTGAATGCATGTTATGCATATCTTCCCGGATATGCCGAAGGTATGATTGATGAAATGAGCACTGATAATGCACACAGTCATAAACCTTGGGAAGGCCCGGCAGAAATGATTCAACAAGGTGAAATAACTGCCGCCGATGTTTCCGGTTACGATTACACTTTGATTCGCAAGGCTGCCAACTATATAGCCAATGTAGAGAATTGTAATATGAGTGACGAACTGAAGGAACGTACCAAAGCTGAGGCACGATTCTTCCGCGCAATGCAGTATCTTAGCATGGTTGTTAAGTTCGGAGGTGTACCATTGGTTACCGAGGTGTTGGTTTACGATGCTCCATATCAGGAACGTGCCGATTTGGCTACCGTACAAAAGTATATTATTTCTGAGTTGGCTGCAGTTGCTGAAATATTGCCTGATAAGTACGCTGGCGGATATTTCAATGAAACAGGACGTATAACCCGTGCAGCAGCTTTGGCACTGGAAGCTCGCGCAGCTCTTTATTTTGGTGATTACGCAACTGCAGAAAAAGCAGCTAAAGCCGTTATTACCGAAGGACATCATTCACTTTTTAAAGTAACCTCTCTGAACGCCGCTCAACAAAAAGAGGCTGATGAGATGGGACAGTTTATTGATTTTGACAAACTAGGTATTGATAAAGATAAATTCGTAAAAGGAATGTTTAGTTATGAAGGTCTCTGGCAGGGAGATAATTGCTCTCCGTCTAACCCGGAATACATTTTGACACATGAATATATGGCTGATGCGGATGGAAATGTAACTGACTGGGCACGATACCAGTATGCACGGCCATCGCAACTTGTAACAGGCTACTCTTCGTATGAACCGATGCAGGACCTTGTTGATGCATACTGGAACATTGATGGAAAAACCCATCCAGCAGCTATTGACGCAGATACACGTGCTGCAAATTTTGCAGTGATAAATGCAGAAGTGAATGGTATGGACCAGGCTCAATACATTGCGAAAGTTCCGACCATGAATCTTGCCGGTTATTCTTATATGCAGGAGTTCCGGAACCGGGATAGCCGAATGTATGCTTCTATTCTCTTTCCTTTTAAGGGATGGCATGTTACTGATTTTGGTACATTCTACTATCGTTGGAATCCTAAAAAAGCTGGAAGCGATGGTAACGAGTCATGGACGGGATTCAGTTGGCGTAAAATGGTTGCTACTCGTCCGTATGATACCGGCTGGGGCGAGAACTATAGCTATGATGATTTTCCATTAATCCGTTATGCCGAGGTACTGCTTATTGCTGCTGAGGCTCATGTGCAGAACACTGCTTACGATGCAACGGTCTGTGGTTACCTGAACCAGTTGCGTGATCGTTGCGGTATGCCAGATGTGCCTTTATCCTTCTCATCAAAAGACGAGGCATTGAAATTTGTTCGCAACGAACGTCGTATTGAGTTGGCTGGTGAAGGTCAACGGTACGTGGATATGCGTCGTTATGGGTCCGATTACTGTGCCAAAATAATGAGTGGAACAACTTGTGCTCCCAATAAATATGTTGTTGTTGAGAAGAACTGGAATAACAACCTGATGCTGATGCCTATCCCACAATCAGCTATTGATATGAATCCTAAACTGACCCAGAATTCGGGTTATTAA
- a CDS encoding TonB-dependent receptor: MRITIFLLMFCAFCSYAGNTYSQAARVNIKMSNAKLDKILNEIESQTDYLFIYNNQVDVDRTASVTAKNEPVSQVLDKLLKGTNIHYKLEGDHIILTKQASMETDNTRQQQTKRITGTVTDAKGEPVFGANVHVKGTTTGTITDVNGKFSIEIEANQTIEVTCIGYLKQQVNVGNHNTLKIVLQEDAQTLEEVVVVGYGTQKKVNLTGSVASVSADQIKDRVETNVLSAIQGTVPGVTVISRPGQTPSINFRGRGNLGTSAPLYVIDGAISDATFFQNLDPNSIESISFLKDAASSAIYGSRAAYGVVLVTTKNGKSGKLNVTYSGYAALKNPTYTPELVNSSEYASLMNEAKYNINPKLGKNQAYSEEEIGWFKDGSKPDYYPDTDWLDLTLDKNRVTTQHSLNFSGGTEKLRYFTGLGYLYEDSYTPGKNNYRYNLDTNISSDLNKWLTFRAGIKYIRNTSSVDNGTPSLMNYLIVPSIMVAKQSNGEWGTIAGGKQATLTFINGNPLRALSKNNWNNSATENSMIDLGFDVKPIKGLVITGQGSYRRYEYKYKSYTGLQDNAKFFETGNEISGTGNEVNSMSMSWASNSNLLTTLTAKYDFSVDKHTFGVLAGTSYENYKYEALSAYRKNFPSDGLTDISAGSTEGATNGGGSSEYKMNSYFGRINYAFNDRYLFEANMRADASSRFYKTNRWGYFPSFSAAWRINEEEFMKELDWIQNLKLRASYGTLGNINNVGNYDYFQNYSKSGSYTFDDTLAPSIAESKPSNKSLSWEKVALTDFGVDFEIFGGKLGITADYYIKKTSNILLTYNVPYETGISVAPSQNLGKVENKGFEFAINHRNKIADFSYNIAANIATNKNKIIDLATSDNMIQAGGDKINYILKVGESIGSYYGYKTDGLYTQAEIDEGHYYKFGRVPKAGDIKYVPQRSNVAWGSSITSDDRTIIGKDVPDFTYGLNLNLQWKNFEFSLFGQGVSGTNVAFESEQVWCLFLNSNPRKWQLNRWTEDNPNPRAIYPRIYGGTSSDNYNQYFSDYQVFDADYFRIKTMSLGYKVPDVLVKKAGLSSLKLFATGENLFTIRADHRMKDFDPEAATGRGLSAYGLKSVAFGVNVSF, translated from the coding sequence ATGCGAATTACCATTTTCCTGCTTATGTTTTGTGCCTTTTGCTCGTACGCCGGGAATACCTATTCTCAGGCTGCCAGAGTAAATATCAAGATGAGCAATGCCAAACTGGATAAAATTCTGAATGAAATTGAAAGTCAGACTGATTATCTCTTTATTTACAACAATCAGGTAGATGTGGACAGAACCGCATCGGTTACAGCTAAAAATGAACCAGTGTCTCAGGTTCTTGACAAACTACTAAAAGGAACTAATATCCATTATAAACTGGAAGGAGACCATATTATCCTTACTAAGCAAGCCTCAATGGAAACAGATAACACCCGGCAGCAACAGACAAAAAGAATAACCGGAACCGTTACGGATGCAAAGGGTGAGCCGGTGTTTGGTGCCAATGTGCACGTAAAGGGAACAACAACAGGAACCATAACGGACGTAAATGGTAAGTTTTCCATAGAAATTGAGGCAAATCAGACTATCGAGGTTACTTGTATCGGTTATTTGAAACAACAGGTAAATGTAGGCAACCATAATACACTCAAAATAGTGCTGCAAGAAGATGCACAGACTTTGGAAGAAGTTGTGGTCGTGGGTTATGGTACACAAAAAAAGGTAAACCTGACCGGTTCGGTTGCTTCGGTGAGTGCCGATCAGATTAAAGATCGTGTTGAGACAAATGTGCTTTCGGCAATTCAGGGAACTGTACCGGGCGTTACAGTTATCTCACGACCGGGACAGACTCCTAGCATTAACTTCCGTGGTCGCGGAAACCTGGGAACCTCTGCTCCGCTGTATGTAATTGACGGAGCTATTTCAGATGCGACATTCTTTCAGAACCTTGATCCTAACAGTATTGAGTCTATCTCATTTCTGAAAGATGCTGCTTCATCGGCAATTTATGGCTCTCGTGCAGCATATGGTGTGGTATTGGTAACAACAAAGAATGGAAAATCGGGTAAGTTGAATGTAACTTACAGCGGATATGCAGCACTGAAAAATCCGACTTATACACCCGAATTGGTTAATTCGTCAGAATATGCATCATTAATGAACGAAGCAAAATATAATATTAACCCTAAATTGGGAAAGAATCAAGCTTATTCGGAAGAAGAGATCGGTTGGTTCAAAGATGGATCTAAGCCCGATTATTATCCGGATACAGACTGGTTGGATCTTACATTGGATAAAAACAGAGTAACCACTCAGCATTCATTGAACTTCTCAGGAGGTACTGAAAAGTTGCGTTACTTCACCGGATTGGGATACTTGTACGAAGATAGCTATACTCCCGGTAAAAACAATTACCGCTATAACCTGGATACAAACATCTCATCAGATTTGAACAAATGGCTTACTTTCAGAGCCGGGATTAAGTATATCCGTAACACATCATCCGTGGATAATGGTACTCCTTCATTGATGAACTATCTGATTGTACCTTCAATCATGGTGGCGAAGCAGTCGAACGGAGAGTGGGGAACCATTGCTGGTGGAAAACAGGCTACATTGACCTTTATTAATGGAAATCCATTGCGCGCACTAAGCAAGAATAACTGGAATAACAGCGCAACCGAAAACTCTATGATAGACCTTGGCTTTGATGTAAAACCTATTAAAGGACTGGTAATTACAGGTCAGGGAAGCTACAGACGTTATGAATACAAATATAAATCGTACACCGGATTGCAGGATAATGCTAAATTCTTTGAAACAGGTAACGAAATATCTGGAACCGGCAATGAGGTGAATTCCATGAGTATGTCATGGGCAAGTAATTCAAATTTACTGACGACTTTAACTGCTAAATATGATTTCTCTGTCGACAAGCATACATTCGGGGTACTGGCAGGTACTTCTTACGAAAATTATAAATATGAGGCATTGAGTGCTTATCGCAAAAATTTTCCTTCTGACGGATTGACCGATATTTCAGCCGGTTCTACAGAAGGTGCAACAAATGGGGGTGGCAGTTCTGAGTATAAGATGAATTCTTACTTTGGCCGCATCAATTATGCATTCAACGATCGTTATTTGTTCGAGGCTAATATGCGTGCCGATGCTTCTTCTCGTTTTTATAAAACCAACCGCTGGGGATATTTCCCTTCATTCTCTGCAGCATGGCGTATTAACGAGGAAGAGTTTATGAAGGAATTGGACTGGATTCAGAACCTCAAACTACGTGCCTCTTATGGTACATTGGGTAATATCAACAACGTAGGTAATTATGATTATTTCCAGAATTATTCAAAAAGCGGAAGCTACACTTTTGATGACACACTGGCACCGAGTATAGCCGAGTCAAAGCCTTCAAACAAATCACTGAGCTGGGAAAAGGTGGCTTTGACAGATTTCGGGGTTGATTTCGAAATCTTTGGAGGTAAGTTGGGCATCACAGCTGACTATTATATCAAAAAAACAAGTAACATCCTGCTGACTTACAATGTACCCTACGAAACAGGTATTTCTGTTGCTCCTTCTCAGAACCTGGGAAAGGTGGAAAATAAAGGGTTTGAGTTTGCAATTAACCATCGTAACAAAATAGCTGATTTCTCCTATAATATTGCTGCTAATATTGCTACCAATAAAAACAAAATTATCGATCTCGCCACATCCGACAACATGATTCAGGCAGGTGGTGACAAGATTAACTACATTCTTAAAGTCGGTGAATCAATTGGTTCTTACTATGGATATAAAACTGATGGTCTGTACACTCAGGCAGAAATTGATGAAGGCCATTACTATAAATTTGGCCGTGTGCCAAAGGCTGGTGATATTAAATACGTGCCACAACGTAGTAATGTTGCATGGGGAAGTTCGATTACCAGCGATGACCGTACTATTATTGGCAAAGACGTTCCTGATTTTACGTATGGATTGAATCTGAATCTGCAATGGAAGAATTTTGAGTTCTCCTTGTTTGGTCAGGGTGTTTCCGGAACAAATGTTGCTTTCGAATCTGAACAGGTGTGGTGTCTTTTCCTGAACTCCAACCCAAGAAAATGGCAATTGAACAGATGGACAGAGGATAATCCTAATCCAAGAGCTATCTACCCACGTATATACGGAGGTACCTCTTCTGATAACTACAACCAGTATTTCTCAGACTATCAGGTTTTCGATGCTGATTATTTCCGAATTAAAACGATGTCTCTTGGTTATAAAGTTCCAGATGTATTGGTTAAGAAGGCAGGTCTTTCTTCTTTGAAACTATTTGCTACAGGAGAAAATCTCTTCACGATCCGTGCTGATCACAGGATGAAAGATTTTGATCCGGAAGCAGCAACAGGTCGTGGCCTTTCAGCTTATGGACTAAAATCAGTTGCATTTGGTGTTAATGTATCATTTTAA